TGCCACAGCGCTCGCACTGATCGCCGCGCGCACCCTCTGCCCCGCACTTGGGGCACTTGCCCTCCACATAGCGATCTGCGAGAAAACGGTCGCACGTGGGACAGAAGTACTGTTCGACTACCTTCTCGACGAGATAGCCGGCCTTATGCAGCCGCAGGAAAAAGTCCTGTGCCGTCCTATGGTGGACTGGCAGCGACGTACGCGAGAAGCAATCGAAACTGATGCCGAAGCGGGCAAAGCTCTCCTTGTGGTCGCGGTGCCAGTAGTCCACCACCTCCTGCGGAGAGACGCCTTTGGCCTCGGCGGCGATGGTAATCGGCACGCCGTGCTCATCAGTGCCGCAAATGAACAGCACATCGCGACGCTTGAGCCGCTGGTAACGCACGTAGACGTCCGCGGGGAGGTAAGCGCCTGCCAGGTGTCCCAAATGGATAGGGCCGTTGGCATATGGGAGCGCAGCGGTCACCAGGAGGCGCGAGAAAGAATTTCTGTCGTCCGAGTCAGTCTTGGGCATTACATCGTCTCACTTTTTCTTTTTCCCCACCCTCTCGCCCTTGGGCAGCACCTCGCACTGCTCCAGCTGCGCGCGGGAAAGGACTTCCACACTCTGATCCTCATAACGAACATGCACCTGCTCCCGGAAGATATCCACCTTCTCCAGGACACCGGTCCCTTTGGCCGTCTTGATCCGGGAGCCCACTTCTGGAAAGGAAGCCAGCGCCGCCTTGTAGAACTGCCGCTCATAGACCAGGCAACAGAGCAGCCGTCCGCATAGGCCCGAGAGCTTCTGTGGGTTCAGCGGCAGGTTCTGTTCCTTGGCACACTGGGTGGTCACCGGCTCGAACTCGCGCAGAAACGTGTTGCAGCAGAGCTGCCGCCCACAGGCACCAAAGCCGCCGATACGCCGCGCCTCGTCGCGCACGCCGATCTGCCTGAGCTCGATGCGCACACGGTACTCCGCAGCCAAGTCCTTGACCAGCTCGCGAAAGTCCACGCGCTTTTCCGCAGTGAAGTAGAAGGTGATCTTGTTGCAGTCAAACTGGAACTCCACATCAACCAGCTTCATCGTCAGGCCGTGCTTGGCGATCTTCTCCTTGCAAACCTGAAAGGCTTCGGCCTCCTTCTCACGGTTGGCTCGATAGCGTTCCATGTCGGCAGGGCTCGGCTTGCGCAGGATGTTGCGCACCTTCATGCCGGCGGCCTTCCGCGTAATGAGCGGCCCCACCTGGTTCACGATCCCCAGGTCTTCACCCCGCTCTGCCTCGACAATGGCATAGTCGCCCGGTTTGAAGGGAAACTGCTGGGGATTGGCAAAGATCTCCTTCCGCTCTCCTTTGAAAACTATCTCTATGTAATCAGACATTGCTCTTCCTCCTGAGGGCAGCCCTCAGGCGTTGAAACAGGACAATCAGCACGAGGCTCAGCTCCAAGTTGCGGTCGATGCGGGCGATGGATTCTTCCACGGCACCGATGGCCTGCTCAAAGTCGATCTGCTCAAATGCGCCCACAAACTTCTGCAACCAGTCACAGCGGTCAAAGTTGATGAGCATGCGCCTGTTGTCCGACTCGGGGCCTGCCGCCGTGAGGACCAACGCGTCGTGGAAGATGCTGAGGAGCAGGCGCAGGTACTCCTTGACCATCGCTCTGTCGCCCAACGCGCGCAGCTGTTCGGCTTGCAGCACGTGATCGTGGTCTGCGCGGATTGCCGTGCGCAGCAGCTCGATGGCTTCGTCGCGCCGCTGATTGACGTCTTGCTCCAGCCACTCTATCGCCCTCCGGTAGCTGCCATTGGCCATGCCGGCGATAAGCCGCGCCTGTTCCGCAGGTACCTGCCGCCGCTGGATCAACGCCGCTTCGATTTCCTGGGCACTGAGCAGAGCAAAGCGCACCTGCTGACAGCGCGACACGATGGTAGGCAACAGTCCCTGCACCATCGTGGTGGTCAGGATGAGCGTGGTGGCCGGCGGCGGCTCCTCAAGGAGCTTGAGAAGCGCATTGGCAGCCTCAGCGGTCATGGCGTCCGCCTCGGCGAGGATCACCACGCGCCCGCGGCCCTCGAACGACTTGAGCGAGCTATCGTGGCGAATGGCACGAATCCGCTCAATGGAAATGACCGGGTTGGCCCATGGTCTGAGCCGTGCGTACGGTTCCTGGACGACACTGTCCAGTATTTCCCGTTCGCGGTCGGCATCTAGCTCACGCGGCGCCGGAAAGACGAAACGCACGTCTGGATGCGTCAGAGTGGTGACCTTGCGGCAACTGGCGCACTCCCCGCAACCATACGAGCCCTGCTTCTCGCAGAGGATCGCCTGCGCCAGGGCCAGGGCGGTGGCCTCTTTTCCCACGCCTTCTGGGCCAAAAAAGAGATAGGCGTGAGCCAAACGGCCGTGCTCCAACGCCCGCCGCAGAACTCTCTTTGCGCCCTCTTGGCCGATGACCTGTGCAAATGCCATAGCTTCTCGCTGCCGGTTGCGGCACTCCGCTCACGGACGTGCGCTCAGCCACTCCAAGGGATTGAGGTGGTTGGTACCCTTCCACACTTCGAAGTGGAGCACTGCACCACCCAGGACCCCCTCCTCTCCCACGGTGCCGATGGCCTGCCCAGCGGCGACTTCCTCCTGCTGAGCCACGTTGATCTCTCCCAACCGGGCGTAGACAGTGTAATAGCCTGCGCCATGATCGACAATTACGATGTTGCCGCCGCCGCGCTGCCAGGTAATCACCGCCACTTTGCCCGCCGCCACGCACCGCACCGGCGCCCCCTCGCGGCTCCCGATATCCACGCCGATGTTCTCAGTAATGGTGCCCAGCTGCGGGTGCTTATTGCGGCCGTACTTGCCCACGATCTTTCCTGCAGTAGGCCACGGCAGGCGTCCCTTCTGGGCGGCCAGACCTGCAAAAGTGGTGACGCTGCTGGACGGAGCAGTGTCCAACCGCTGCCTCTCCGCCGAAGCAATGAG
The nucleotide sequence above comes from Calditrichota bacterium. Encoded proteins:
- the holB gene encoding DNA polymerase III subunit delta' gives rise to the protein MAFAQVIGQEGAKRVLRRALEHGRLAHAYLFFGPEGVGKEATALALAQAILCEKQGSYGCGECASCRKVTTLTHPDVRFVFPAPRELDADREREILDSVVQEPYARLRPWANPVISIERIRAIRHDSSLKSFEGRGRVVILAEADAMTAEAANALLKLLEEPPPATTLILTTTMVQGLLPTIVSRCQQVRFALLSAQEIEAALIQRRQVPAEQARLIAGMANGSYRRAIEWLEQDVNQRRDEAIELLRTAIRADHDHVLQAEQLRALGDRAMVKEYLRLLLSIFHDALVLTAAGPESDNRRMLINFDRCDWLQKFVGAFEQIDFEQAIGAVEESIARIDRNLELSLVLIVLFQRLRAALRRKSNV
- a CDS encoding class I tRNA ligase family protein, which gives rise to MPKTDSDDRNSFSRLLVTAALPYANGPIHLGHLAGAYLPADVYVRYQRLKRRDVLFICGTDEHGVPITIAAEAKGVSPQEVVDYWHRDHKESFARFGISFDCFSRTSLPVHHRTAQDFFLRLHKAGYLVEKVVEQYFCPTCDRFLADRYVEGKCPKCGAEGARGDQCERCG